In the genome of Phaeodactylum tricornutum CCAP 1055/1 chromosome 20, whole genome shotgun sequence, one region contains:
- a CDS encoding predicted protein encodes MTGQVHAVTSSEVHVPELPVKPMLRGVPRGISQCTQVTEFSDDGVAVSESESSEDEHADEDEVEKTSEVTRSSSTRMMAACTLGVVDERSDSSSTKESEKRVSPVPGRLDSTNQGSRSIRSDPPKPCLKPYSPQEIPVLTKNKRCAWKTLPKPNLEEIHQRVRTAAPRVEARPRHVTFHQIIVRAYDQCIGDNPCVSYGPPISLDWEYQEMEAISLDEYETSRPPRRKPRQLMLNYYARRNILSFCFGATEDELKIASKLADKSKRERSMTRAFLPALALENIVESANRKTMRFRSRRKAAADV; translated from the coding sequence ATGACGGGCCAAGTACACGCCGTCACAAGTTCGGAAGTACACGTTCCAGAGCTTCCCGTCAAACCCATGTTGCGTGGTGTGCCGAGAGGAATTAGTCAATGCACGCAAGTAACAGAGTTTAGCGACGATGGAGTCGCCGTATCGGAAAGCGAGAGCTCGGAAGACGAGCAcgcggacgaagacgaagtgGAAAAGACATCGGAAGTCACTCGCAGTAGTTCGACTCGGATGATGGCTGCATGTACATTAGGAGTAGTAGATGAGCGATCGGATTCTTCCTCTACGAAAGAGTCGGAAAAGCGGGTTTCGCCCGTACCGGGAAGGCTCGATTCAACAAACCAGGGTTCCAGATCCATCCGCTCTGATCCCCCCAAGCCCTGTTTGAAACCCTACTCTCCGCAAGAGATTCCTGTTCTTACCAAGAACAAACGATGTGCTTGGAAGACATTGCCAAAGCCCAATCTCGAAGAAATTCACCAACGGGTACGAACAGCCGCTCCGCGAGTGGAAGCTCGTCCAAGGCACGTAACCTTTCACCAAATCATTGTACGTGCCTACGATCAGTGCATCGGTGACAACCCCTGCGTTTCGTATGGACCTCCGATCAGTTTGGATTGGGAGtaccaagaaatggaagccaTTTCGCTGGACGAATACGAAACATCACGACCTCCTCGCCGTAAACCGCGACAACTCATGCTTAACTACTACGCTCGCCGGAACATTTTGTCCTTTTGTTTCGGGGCCACCGAAGATGAACTCAAAATTGCTTCGAAACTCGCCGACAAATCGAAACGAGAGCGTAGCATGACTCGTGCCTTTTTGCCGGCACTTGCCTTGGAGAACATCGTGGAATCGGCTAACCGCAAAACAATGCGCTTTCGATCCCGACGCAAGGCTGCGGCCGACGTATAG
- a CDS encoding predicted protein translates to MMSSIKYESRKTNKKSPKRKSMTTIRRLSDSDVRSIFECLHEGLPPPPHLKFTIVPVGANGLKLSPPSFEFADGLYVLLRPEKKKKNNVDRPEPPTHLHHLLMTNVPAETCPWSLSGPQFPQPTAIQQRYAYPKGRVEYSSRKGAALWTMYGADGREDQEYRLLHVYFSAKRAVNRGMSVEGDFLPMESPTKRAKRSPTRNEPDLPFFRNVRHQQSPAITASSVSHSSFCGSPLSFDTLPPSPTHASYEYEHLLRSTPPPFVTPMFRRSPLDPLDAPSGFLTPSPFRPASSLSVHQTEIERKDSEPFPYCDIDKSMEEIDSYWNDPLLSIMLKPSQDAEACTTQAAPGPVRSFQARLETLQESFREIIFAASDSEQPALVSLLASWARQVARDPLTSLHAVVSAEDDSTTSTSPTVEV, encoded by the exons ATGATGTCGTCAATAAAGTACGAAAGCCGTAAAACGAACAAAAAGTCACCGAAGCGGAAAAGTATGACAACAATACGCCGTCTCTCCGACTCAGACGTCCGGTCAATCTTCGAGTGCCTTCACGAAGGCCTTCCTCCTCCACCTCATCTGAAGTTTACAATTGTTCCCGTTGGTGCCAACGGGTTGAAGCTTTCGCCCCCATCTTTTGAATTTGCAG ATGGCCTTTacgttcttcttcgtcccgaaaagaagaagaaaaacaacgTTGACCGCCCGGAACCTCCTACTCATCTCCATCACTTGTTGATGACCAACGTTCCGGCCGAAACTTGTCCATGGTCTCTTTCTGGACCACAATTTCCCCAGCCGACAGCCATTCAACAGCGTTACGCGTATCCGAAAGGCCGTGTCGAATACAGTAGCCGTAAAGGAGCTGCGCTTTGGACGATGTATGGAGCTGATGGAAGAGAAGACCAGGAATATCGGCTACTGCATGTGTATTTTTCTGCTAAACGCGCGGTCAATCGCGGCATGAGCGTGGAGGGagattttcttccaatgGAATCCCCGACTAAGCGCGCCAAGCGCTCGCCGACACGCAACGAGCCCGATTTGCCATTCTTTCGAAATGTTCGTCACCAACAGTCTCCGGCTATTACAGCTTCTTCAGTAAGCCACTCTTCTTTCTGTGGCTCGCCCCTTTCGTTCGACACATTGCCACCGTCTCCCACACACGCGTCGTACGAGTATGAGCACTTGCTCCGTTCGACCCCTCCACCTTTCGTTACACCCATGTTTCGGCGGAGTCCTCTCGACCCTTTGGACGCACCTTCCGGTTTTTTGACGCCTAGCCCTTTTCGACCGGCCAGCTCCTTAAGCGTACATCAAACTGAGATTGAAAGAAAAGACAGCGAACCCTTCCCTTATTGTGATATCGACAAATCAATGGAGGAAATTGATTCGTATTGGAATGATCCATTGCTCAGTATTATGCTGAAACCTAGCCAGGATGCCGAGGCATGTACAACGCAAGCTGCTCCGGGGCCCGTCCGGTCGTTCCAAGCTCGTCTCGAAACTCTACAGGAGAGCTTTCGGGAGATTATCTTCGCCGCTTCGGACAGTGAACAGCCCGCCTTGGTTAGTCTGCTAGCATCTTGGGCCCGGCAAGTTGCGCGCGACCCCTTGACTAGTCTTCACGCAGTCGTATCTGCCGAAGACGATTCCACAACATCAACTTCGCCGACGGTCGAAGtatag